One genomic segment of Impatiens glandulifera chromosome 6, dImpGla2.1, whole genome shotgun sequence includes these proteins:
- the LOC124943166 gene encoding uncharacterized protein LOC124943166, which translates to MTNFSERFFYVISREIFSWMPAKSILKLASTSHHCLSFIQEESFCKQQDRNMRSMDDCGLFIQGNAFNYDKYMTKILALPSQNLSYMGVQPHSMKFLSDNVQLITSSGGLFFGRTTVTQSPYVETFVILNPVTGMIAKVPKPLGLVNYANMKVVFNYSDNGDLLLMIIMMENDDWISLDKCMVYSHEDMMWKEKSDQRHNLGGRSLCTEKHVFLDNCVYFLSDLSCYFGRENENYFPYIVSYNTNNEETRFLGLPKRSHKGRNHYTCRMNIFSWNKGKTMCLVKLRKGLFTIWVLNDIKKGDSWIRILRKTLFEIGLQEHGISEVADFKVINGKTLIVAMENNNVYSYNILGDDDQEKNLTMISNGHGCNSVNLMLYSYTNTLRRIPNGIPLIDFQKNLGFME; encoded by the coding sequence ATGACTAATTTCAGTGAAAGATTTTTCTATGTAATTTCAAGGGAGATATTTTCATGGATGCCTGCGAAATCAATCTTGAAACTCGCGTCAACTTCTCATCATTGTTTAAGTTTCATACAAGAAGAATCGTTTTGTAAGCAACAAGATCGGAATATGAGATCAATGGACGATTGTGGTCTCTTTATTCAAGGGAATGCATTTAACTACGACAAGTACATGACAAAGATTTTGGCTCTTCCCAGccaaaatttaagttatatgGGCGTTCAACCGCATTCTATGAAATTTTTGAGTGATAATGTCCAACTAATCACATCGAGTGGAGGCCTTTTCTTTGGTAGAACCACCGTTACACAATCTCCTTATGTTGAAACTTTTGTTATCCTTAATCCGGTCACTGGGATGATTGCTAAGGTACCGAAACCTTTAGGTTTAGTAAACTATGCTAATATGAAAGTTGTTTTCAATTATAGTGATAATGGTGACCTTCTCCTTATGATCATTATGATGGAGAATGACGATTGGATCTCTTTGGATAAATGTATGGTATACTCCCATGAAGACATGATGTGGAAAGAGAAGAGTGACCAACGTCACAATCTCGGAGGGAGGAGTTTATGTACGGAGAAACATGTTTTCTTGGAcaattgtgtttattttttatccGATTTATCATGTTATTTCGGGAGGGAGAACGAGAACTACTTTCCTTACATTGTGAGTTACAACACGAATAATGAAGAAACACGATTTCTTGGATTACCAAAGCGTTCACACAAAGGAAGAAATCATTATACTTGTCGGATGAACATATTCTCGTGGAATAAGGGAAAGACAATGTGTCTAGTTAAACTTCGTAAAGGGTTGTTCACTATATGGGTACTAAATGATATTAAGAAGGGTGACTCGTGGATTCGAATTCTAAGAAAAACATTGTTCGAGATTGGACTACAAGAACATGGAATATCAGAAGTAGCCGACTTTAAGGTGATTAATGGAAAAACCTTGATTGTAGCAATGGAAAATAACAATGTTTATTCTTACAACATATTAGGTGATGATGATCAAGAGAAGAATCTGACTATGATAAGCAATGGACATGGGTGCAATAGTGTGAATTTAATGTTATATTCTTACACCAACACCTTAAGACGAATTCCCAATGGCATACCTCtgattgattttcaaaaaaatctagGGTTTATggaataa